Proteins encoded by one window of Actinomycetota bacterium:
- a CDS encoding NADH-quinone oxidoreductase subunit J, producing the protein MQGLIFLVVAATSGFAAIRLVTNKNLVHAALYLVVTLMGMAIIFLLLTAEFVAWVQVLIYVGAVIVLLLFGLMLTRAQIGKTALDRQQRWVAGPVALVLFAVTTPVLWRFFDGETIRLDQTSGNTEALGMEIFTKFVLPFEIVSVLLLAALVGAVFLAKKD; encoded by the coding sequence TTGCAGGGACTGATTTTCCTGGTCGTCGCCGCCACGTCGGGCTTCGCCGCGATCCGGCTGGTGACCAACAAGAACCTGGTCCACGCCGCCCTGTACCTGGTGGTGACCCTGATGGGCATGGCGATCATCTTCCTGCTGCTCACGGCCGAGTTCGTCGCCTGGGTGCAGGTCCTGATCTACGTCGGCGCGGTGATTGTGCTGCTGCTGTTCGGTTTGATGTTGACCCGGGCTCAAATCGGCAAGACCGCCCTCGACCGCCAGCAGCGCTGGGTGGCCGGGCCGGTTGCGCTGGTCCTGTTTGCCGTCACGACCCCGGTGCTGTGGAGGTTCTTCGACGGAGAGACCATCCGCCTCGACCAAACGTCCGGAAACACCGAGGCCCTGGGGATGGAGATCTTTACGAAGTTCGTCCTGCCGTTCGAGATCGTTTCGGTGCTGCTGCTCGCCGCGCTCGTGGGCGCCGTGTTCCTGGCGAAGAAGGATTAG